TTCGTCGAGGCGGTGGAGGGGGCGGCATGAGGGTGGTCGTCGTGGGCGGGGGCATCATCGGGTGCGCGACGGCGTGGGAGCTGGCCCGCGCCGGCTGCGAGGTCGTGGTCGTGGAGCGCGGCGAG
This is a stretch of genomic DNA from Candidatus Binatia bacterium. It encodes these proteins:
- a CDS encoding FAD-dependent oxidoreductase — protein: MRVVVVGGGIIGCATAWELARAGCEVVVVERGE